The Planctomycetota bacterium genome contains the following window.
CTGCTTCCGCCAGCGTCGTCGTCGAGCCGGACGGCCTGATTCGTAACGCCCAGACCAAAGACGTCGGCGGCATCAGCGACGACCTCGAGGGTCGAGCCAGAGTCGACCGCCGTCCCGCCGTTCCACGGCGGGCTGTCGGGCAGACCGCCGAGCGTGTCGTTTTCGAAGTCGTCGCTGAGCAGAGCGGCGTGTGCGGAGCCTGCGAGGGCGATCGAGATCGCGGTCGCGGCGGAGAAGATGGTGCGATTCACTGTTACCTCCTGAGGGAAATGAAGCTGGACCACGTCGGGTCCGCAGCGGCTGGTTCGGAGCCCACTGGACCTGAACATAAACCGTGCGGCTCAGCCGGCAATGATGTTGTGCGAAAATCGATTGCTTGAAAACGCGAGCGGGGTAGGGTGAACGACCGTGTCAGGCGTCGTCCGGGTCCATCTCGATGTGCCGATGGAGCAGACGTTCGGTCCAGAGATTGCGCTCGGGGTCAGTCGCTTCGCGTTGGCGAGCGATCGACAGTGGCTGCTGAGCGTGCCGGACTGGCAAGAGCCCATGCCCGAAACCACTTCGACAGGCCAGCAATGTTCGGACGTCGGGATCATCACTCGCGCCGCGACGGATCATCAGGATAACCTCATTGCCGACCGCGGCATCCCGGCGGTGAACGTCTCGGGCGTCCTGCGCTCGTCGAAGCTACCGCGCGTTCAATCGGACGACCATGCGTGCGGCGTTCTGGCTGCGGAGCACCTCATCGACCGCGGCTACACACGATTTGCCGCCGCCTTCATCGACGGTCAGGTTTGGCGAGACCGAGCCGCCGGTTTTGCCGCGCGGGTCCGCCGGCAGGGGCATCACTGCACGCTGTTTCGACTCGGCAGCGTTGCGCCGTCGCAGCACGGTTCGCTCACTGCCCGGCTCGCTGAGTGGTTGGAGCGTTTGCCCGAGCCGACGGGCGTGCTGGCGGTGAGCGATCTGATGGGGCGACGGCTCAGCGATGCCTGCCGGCTGGCGGGTCTGCGGGTCCCGGACCGTGTCGCACTCATCGGCGTCGACAACAGCGAGCTGATGTGCCACCTGGCCGATCCGCCTCTGACGAGCGTCGACATCAACGCCGAGCAGATCGGCTTCAATGCCGCCGCCATTTTGGATCGATTGCTTCGTGGCGAGCCCGTCCCAACCACGCAGATCGTCCCGCCGCGCGGTGTCATCGCGCGTGCGTCCACGGACGCATTGGCTGTCGACGACCCCGACGTCGCAGAAGCGCTGGCGACGATCCAGGCACGTGCGTGCGATCCACTGGACGTCGAGACCGTCCTTCAGAAGGTCGCGGTGTCGCGTCGGACGCTGGAGTCGCGGATGCGCAAAGCAATCGGCCGCACGCCGGGACAAGAGATCAAACGCGTCCGCCTTCAAACAGCACGCGACCTGCTGGTCTTTTCCGACGCGTCGCTGCAACGCATCGCTCGCCGCACCGGCTACCAGGGACTCGCTGCTTTCAGCCACTCGTTCAAGCAGCACACCGGCCTGTCCCCGGGGCAATACCGCCTTCAATTCCGATCAAGCGACGTCCGCTAGGGGCATCTGTCAGCGTCGCCCTTGCCAAACTCAGCGATGCTGAGCTCGGACACGGTTCAGAGCCGTCTACGCTGCTGCCGCCGATGTCTGATGCGAAGACGTTCCTCATCCTGAGCCAGGTCTACGTGCCGGATCCGGCCAGTGTCGGCCAGCACATCCACGACGTCGCGGCCGAGATGGTGCGGCGCGGTCATCGCGTCATCGTCTACGCCAGTGGGCGTGGGTATGAAGATCCGACGACGAAGTACCCGGCCCGTGAGACGCGTGACGGCGTGGAGATTCGACGAATTCCGCTGGCGTCGTTCGGCAAGAAGAGCATTCCGCGCCGCGTCGCCGGCACGGCGAGCTTCATGGGACAGGTGCTGACGCGGGCGATGACGTGCGAGAAGCCGGACGCGATGCTCGTCAGCACGAGCCCGCCGATGATCGGCAGCGTCGGCCGGCTCGTGAAAAAGGTTCGAGGCGTGCCCATGACGTACTGGGCGATGGACCTCAACCCCGACCAGCTCATCGCGCTGGGCAAGATCAAGGCCGACGATCGCAAGGCCAAATTCCTCGAGAAGAACAACCGGAAGATCCTCGACAGCAGCGACCTCGTCGTCGCGCTCGATCGCTTCATGGCGGACCGACTTCGGCCTCGGACGACGGACCTCGACAGCCGCCTTTTGACGATTCCGCCTTGGCCGCACGAATCCCACGCGGAGCCGGTGAAGCACGAAGACAACGTCTTTCGCGACGAGCACGGCCTGCAGGGGAAATTCGTCGTCATGTACAGCGGCAATCACTCGCCGAGCAACCCGCTCGACACCGTGCTCGAAGCGGCCGATCAGTTGCGCGACGACGATCGATTCCGGTTCCTCTTCGTCGGCGGCGGGCTGGGCAAGAAAGATGTCGAGGCGTTCATCAAGGAAAAGTCGCTGCCGAACGCGATCAGTCTGCCGTATCAGCCGATCGAGTCGCTGCGGTACTCGCTGTCAGCCGCCGACGTGCACCTCGTGACGCTGGGCGACGACATGGTCGGCATCATCCATCCGTGCAAGGTCTACGGTAGCATGGCCGTCGCCAGGCCGATTCTGTTCGTCGGGCCCAAGCCGAGTCACGTCAGCGACTTGCTCGACCAGCACGACTTCGGGCGCCACGCGAGTCATGGCGACGTCGACGCAACGGTCGCGGCGTTGAAGGAACTGGCCGACCTGTCCGACGAGACCCGCGAGTCGATGGGAACGACGGCCCGCCGAGTCCTCGACGAGAATCTCAG
Protein-coding sequences here:
- a CDS encoding glycosyltransferase family 4 protein; the encoded protein is MSDAKTFLILSQVYVPDPASVGQHIHDVAAEMVRRGHRVIVYASGRGYEDPTTKYPARETRDGVEIRRIPLASFGKKSIPRRVAGTASFMGQVLTRAMTCEKPDAMLVSTSPPMIGSVGRLVKKVRGVPMTYWAMDLNPDQLIALGKIKADDRKAKFLEKNNRKILDSSDLVVALDRFMADRLRPRTTDLDSRLLTIPPWPHESHAEPVKHEDNVFRDEHGLQGKFVVMYSGNHSPSNPLDTVLEAADQLRDDDRFRFLFVGGGLGKKDVEAFIKEKSLPNAISLPYQPIESLRYSLSAADVHLVTLGDDMVGIIHPCKVYGSMAVARPILFVGPKPSHVSDLLDQHDFGRHASHGDVDATVAALKELADLSDETRESMGTTARRVLDENLSQQRLCGMMCDRIEATMSA
- a CDS encoding substrate-binding domain-containing protein; amino-acid sequence: MSGVVRVHLDVPMEQTFGPEIALGVSRFALASDRQWLLSVPDWQEPMPETTSTGQQCSDVGIITRAATDHQDNLIADRGIPAVNVSGVLRSSKLPRVQSDDHACGVLAAEHLIDRGYTRFAAAFIDGQVWRDRAAGFAARVRRQGHHCTLFRLGSVAPSQHGSLTARLAEWLERLPEPTGVLAVSDLMGRRLSDACRLAGLRVPDRVALIGVDNSELMCHLADPPLTSVDINAEQIGFNAAAILDRLLRGEPVPTTQIVPPRGVIARASTDALAVDDPDVAEALATIQARACDPLDVETVLQKVAVSRRTLESRMRKAIGRTPGQEIKRVRLQTARDLLVFSDASLQRIARRTGYQGLAAFSHSFKQHTGLSPGQYRLQFRSSDVR